A single window of Vigna unguiculata cultivar IT97K-499-35 chromosome 1, ASM411807v1, whole genome shotgun sequence DNA harbors:
- the LOC114187766 gene encoding uncharacterized protein LOC114187766: MECNVVKNPIVPGTKLSSTDTGIKSDDTLFKQVVRSLMYLTATRPDLMYVVSLISIFMASPSETHWNVIKRILRYLKGITKLGIFYKKEEDIKLVAYTDSDYAGDIDNRKSTSGFVFSLCTGAVSWSSKKHPIVVLSTIKS; the protein is encoded by the coding sequence ATGGAGTGCAATGTAGTAAAGAACCCTATAGTTCCAGGAACCAAGTTATCCAGCACTGATACAGGAATTAAGTCAGACGACACACTCTTCAAACAAGTAGTTAGAAGTCTTATGTATCTGACTGCAACCAGACCTGACCTGATGTATGTGGTTAGTCTAATTAGCATATTCATGGCTAGTCCTTCGGAGACTCATTGGAATGTTATCAAACGAATACTACGGTATCTAAAGGGAATTACTAAGCTTGGAATATTCtataagaaagaagaagataTAAAACTAGTGGCTTATACAGATAGTGATTATGCAGGGGATATAGACAATAGGAAGAGCACATCAGGATTTGTATTCTCCTTGTGCACTGGTGCAGTTTCATGGTCATCCAAGAAGCATCCAATAGTGGTGTTATCCACTATAAAGTCATAA
- the LOC114185195 gene encoding pentatricopeptide repeat-containing protein At1g73710 translates to MSTASFSLKPSSSSFSSSSSSPSSSTTTLFPKLISLPFSPLHPPTRVSPPLCTLHSNTIPIPSNRKKKKKKPHGGALPSLLRSLNAAADVALALDSLPDAPSLSPKEITVILSELSASWQRVARAFDWFRSQTWYTHNAIHYNVVLRALGRAQQWDQLRLCWQDMAKNGVLPTNNTYSMLVDVYGKAGLVQEALLWIRHMRVRGFFPDEVTMCTAVKVLKDVGEFDRAHRFYKGWCDGRVELDDLDLDLESSFGGNGSGRSTNGSASMSISFKQFLSTELFKIGGRVSASSDLAHSNLPNVPQKPRLSTTYNVLIDLYGKAGRLSDAAEVFEEMLKEGVAMDVWTFNTMIFICGSRGDLVEAEALLGMMEEKGVAPDTKTYNIFLSLYAEAGNVDAAVSCYRRVRESGLCPDEVTYRALLGVLCKKNMVQDVEDLIDEMERDFVGVDEHSLPGVVEMYVCEGDIDKVYQLLKKFHINREMSLKIRAAVMDVFAERGLCEEAENLFYGGRDLAVRKKDVLECNVMIKAYGKAGLYDKAVSLFKGMKNHGTWPNESTYNSLIQMLSGGDLVDQAIELMDEMQELGFKPPCQTFSAIIGCYARLGQLSDAVSVYGEMVRVGVKPNEVVYGSLINGYAEHGSLEEALKYFYMMEESGFSANLVVLTSLLKAYCKVGNLEGAKAIYERMKNMEGGLDLVACNSMIGLFADLGLVSEAKLAFENLREMGRADAVSYATIMYLYKAVGMMDKAIEIAEEMKLSGLLKDCVSYNKVLVCYAANGQFYECGKLVHEMISQKLLPNDGTFKVLFTILKKGGIPNEAVAQLESSYQEGKPYARQATFTALYSLVGMHTLALESARAFIESEVELDSSAYNVAIYAYGSAGDINKALNIYMKMRDKHVGPDLATYIYLVGCYGKAGMVEGVKRVYSQLEYGEIESSESLYKAIIDAYKICNRKDLAELVSQEMRFALNSEEHSEVGSEGEYDVGSEGEYEVGSEDEYEVGSETDYDEF, encoded by the coding sequence ATGTCCACAGCTTCATTCTCCCTTAAACCctcctcttcttccttctcttcctcctcttcttccCCTTCATCATCCACCACCACCCTCTTCCCCAAGCTCATCTCCCTCCCTTTCTCCCCTCTCCACCCTCCGACACGCGTCTCTCCACCTCTCTGCACCCTCCACTCCAACACCATCCCCATCCCCtcaaacagaaaaaagaaaaagaaaaaaccacaCGGCGGCGCTTTGCCCTCCCTTCTCCGATCCCTCAACGCTGCCGCTGATGTGGCCCTCGCACTTGACTCCCTTCCGGACGCCCCGTCCCTCTCCCCCAAAGAAATCACCGTCATCCTCAGTGAACTGTCTGCCTCGTGGCAGCGCGTGGCGAGGGCCTTCGACTGGTTCAGGTCCCAAACGTGGTACACCCACAACGCCATTCACTACAACGTGGTTCTCAGAGCCCTCGGCAGGGCTCAGCAGTGGGACCAGCTCCGCCTCTGCTGGCAAGACATGGCTAAAAATGGCGTCTTGCCCACCAACAACACCTACAGCATGCTCGTTGATGTGTATGGGAAAGCGGGTCTGGTCCAAGAAGCGCTTTTGTGGATTAGGCACATGCGGGTGAGAGGCTTTTTCCCTGATGAGGTTACTATGTGCACTGCTGTTAAGGTGTTGAAGGATGTGGGGGAGTTTGATAGGGCTCATAGGTTTTACAAGGGGTGGTGTGATGGGAGGGTTGAGTTGGATGATCTTGATTTGGATTTAGAGAGTTCTTTTGGTGGTAATGGTAGTGGTAGAAGTACTAATGGGTCTGCATCAATGTCAATTAGTTTCAAGCAGTTTCTCTCCACTGAGTTGTTTAAGATTGGTGGAAGAGTTTCTGCATCATCTGATTTGGCACATTCAAATTTGCCCAATGTGCCACAGAAGCCGCGTCTCTCTACTACCTATAATGTGTTGATAGATTTGTATGGTAAGGCGGGGCGGTTAAGCGATGCAGCCGAGGTTTTTGAAGAAATGTTGAAGGAGGGTGTAGCCATGGATGTGTGGACTTTTAATACCATGATTTTTATTTGCGGGAGTCGTGGTGATTTGGTGGAGGCGGAGGCTTTGCTTGGGATGATGGAGGAGAAAGGAGTGGCGCCCGATACCAagacttataatatttttttgtctttgtatGCTGAGGCTGGGAATGTCGATGCTGCGGTTTCTTGTTATAGGAGAGTCAGGGAGTCTGGTTTGTGTCCTGATGAGGTGACTTACCGAGCTCTTCTTGGTGTGTTATGCAAAAAGAATATGGTTCAGGATGTggaagatttgattgatgaaatGGAGAGGGATTTTGTGGGTGTTGATGAGCATTCACTTCCGGGAGTTGTGGAGATGTATGTTTGTGAGGGGGATATTGATAAAGTGTATCAGCTTCTGAAGAAGTTTCATATAAATAGGGAGATGTCCTTGAAAATTCGGGCGGCGGTTATGGATGTTTTTGCTGAGAGAGGACTCTGTGAGGAAGCAGAGAATTTGTTTTATGGAGGAAGGGACTTGGCAGTGCGGAAAAAGGATGTTTTAGAGTGCAATGTCATGATCAAAGCGTATGGCAAAGCTGGACTTTATGACAAGGCTGTGTCTCTCTTTAAGGGAATGAAAAATCACGGGACTTGGCCTAATGAAAGCACGTACAATTCCCTTATTCAAATGTTGTCTGGTGGTGATTTAGTGGACCAAGCAATAGAACTTATGGATGAAATGCAGGAATTGGGGTTTAAGCCACCTTGCCAAACTTTTTCTGCTATTATTGGTTGTTATGCTCGCCTTGGTCAGCTTTCTGATGCCGTGAGTGTGTACGGGGAAATGGTAAGAGTTGGAGTGAAACCAAATGAGGTAGTGTATGGCTCTTTAATAAATGGATATGCAGAACATGGTAGTCTTGAAGAGGCACTTAAATACTTCTACATGATGGAAGAATCCGGGTTTTCAGCTAATTTAGTTGTGTTAACATCCTTACTGAAAGCGTATTGTAAGGTTGGAAATTTGGAAGGAGCAAAAGCCATCTATGAACGGATGAAGAACATGGAAGGGGGTCTTGATTTAGTTGCATGTAATAGTATGATCGGCCTCTTTGCGGATCTTGGCTTGGTTTCTGAAGCCAAGTTGGCTTTTGAAAATTTGAGAGAAATGGGTCGGGCTGATGCAGTTTCCTATGCAACAATCATGTATCTTTATAAGGCTGTGGGCATGATGGACAAAGCCATCGAGATTGCAGAGGAGATGAAACTGTCGGGTCTACTGAAAGATTGTGTTTCATATAATAAGGTACTGGTGTGTTATGCCGCCAATGGGCAATTCTATGAATGTGGTAAGTTAGTGCATGAGATGATATCTCAGAAGCTTTTGCCAAATGATGGAACTTTTAAAGTTTTGTTCACTATATTAAAGAAGGGAGGGATTCCCAATGAAGCAGTGGCACAGTTAGAGTCATCTTACCAGGAGGGTAAACCTTATGCTCGGCAAGCAACCTTCACTGCTTTGTACTCTTTGGTTGGTATGCATACTTTGGCACTTGAATCTGCTCGAGCATTCATTGAATCTGAGGTTGAACTTGACTCCTCTGCCTATAATGTGGCAATCTATGCATATGGTTCAGCTGGAGATATCAACAAGGCcttgaatatatatatgaaaatgcgGGATAAGCATGTGGGACCTGACCTTGCAACGTATATATATCTGGTTGGTTGCTATGGAAAAGCTGGCATGGTTGAAGGTGTGAAACGCGTATATAGCCAATTAGAATATGGAGAGATTGAGTCAAGTGAGTCTTTGTACAAGGCTATTATAGATGCCTATAAAATTTGCAATAGAAAGGATCTTGCCGAGTTAGTTAGCCAAGAAATGAGATTTGCATTAAACTCAGAAGAACATTCTGAAGTTGGAAGTGAAGGTGAGTATGATGTTGGAAGCGAAGGTGAATATGAAGTTGGAAGTGAAGATGAATATGAAGTTGGAAGTGAAACTGATTATGATGAATTCTGA